One uncultured Carboxylicivirga sp. genomic window, TACTTTTGCCATTTTTTTTTCAAAACCCAAAAATCACAGTTACACCTAATTAAAAGATGGAAAGAGAAACCCGAAAATTTATTGAAAAAGTCGAAAGAGTATTTGATACTGGAGAAGTATGTATGTGGGAATTTAGAAAGTTACTTACTGAATGGGGGCAACTTATTAATGATCATTGTTATGATTCGGATAATAGCAAACAAAACTATTTAAGATTACACCAAGCTCACCTATATGTAAAATGGTATGGAAGGAAACATCGTCGCAAAAGGAATGAGGATTTGACCGATTTTGTAGAAGCCTTAATTGAATATATCAATGTTGAAATTCAGAGTTTTGGCATAAATTTTTATGAACAGGAAAGAACAACAGACATTTCTGGGACACTACCAATGACCATGAGCTGGACAGGCAGTAAAAGAGCTTTAATTGAGCTTGTATATGCATTAAAATCAGTCAAATGTATCAATGATGGAAATGTCAAAATACAGCATTTGGTTGAGTTTTTTGAAGCTGTTTTTAAAATTAATTTAGAATACTTTCATCCTGAACTTAACCGAATGGCACTGCGTACTCCATTGAAAAAAAAGGGAATACGTGCTTATTTCTTAAGTAGCCTGGTTGATGGCTTCAATGCCAAAATGCAGAATTTTGAATAAATCTTACTCAAGTTGAGTCTCAAGTTGAGTTCATAAAATTTTGCTTGTTTACACCTTTGCCCTGAATAAAAAACATCAGTGCATGAACGTAATAACAATTGAATCCGAAGCTTATAAAGCTTTAATCGACAAATTAGATTCCCTTTTTCAATTTATTAATTTGAACCAACAAGTATTTAATCCTGATGAAGCATGGGTTGACGGTGAAGACGTATGTACATATTTACGCATTAGCATACGGACTTTGCAGAGGTTGCGTAGTAAAGGTAAAATTACATATTCCACATTAGGAGGTAAAACCTATTATTCAATTTCAGAGCTAAAAAGTCTTTTGGAAAGCCGAAAAATACGAAGTGCTGTAGAGTCTGTGGATGAGCTATGTGACGTATATAAAGAACGCATCAACAGCCTTCAGGGTAAGACGAGGTATAATCTATAGTAGTATGGCATATTAAGAAATACGATAAAGATAAAGTAATGATAGTTTACCTCTCCGGAATAAATAATGAAACCGATATTAAGGAAATTGATAGGTTAAAAATTGATTTGTTGACTTTGGGCTGTACCGTTATCAGCCCGGAAGACAAAGAGCTTGATAAACTTAATTGGTCTGAGAATCTAAGACTACGATTAAGTTTCATTCATAGTAGTAGCACGATCTATATGCTACCTGACTGGAAAGAGAGCTTGATGGCAAGAATCGAGTTGACAGCAGCGATGGATGATAAGATGCCTCTTTGCTTTTCACCAGAAGATATTAGAGGATTATTAACCACCCTTGACGGCTAAAATGGTTTAGGCAGGGTTGAACAAGGGCAGCCCTGCCATTTTTAGAAACATATCGAAGAAACAATTATGACAAAAAAACAAAAGATAGTAGCAAAGATTAATAATGTAAGCATTATGCTGATTGATGGTGCTGATAAACTTGTACCGATAAGACCGATTTGCGAAGCATTAGGTATTGATGCCAAGAATCAAAGGACAAAAATTCAGAATGATGAGATATTAGATTCTATTGGGGTGCTCAGCACCTCAGTTGGAGCAGATGGAAAAGATCGAGAGATGTTTTGTTTGCCTTATATGTATGCTTTGGGGTGGCTTTTTACCATTAATCCAAAGAACGTTAAAACAGAAGCCAGGGAAACCATTCTTAAATTTAAAATGGAATGTTACGCGGCTTTATTTAACCACTTCTCCGATCAATCTGAATTCCTGGAGCAAAAACAAAAAGTCCTGGAACAGAAAATGGAAGAAGTTGAACGTATCCGTAATGATTATACCCAAACAAAGAACCAGTTTAATGAAGCCAGAAAAGTACTCAATGATGTTAAGGAAATGACCTTTGAGGAATGGCAACTAAACAAACGACAATTGACATTAGATTTTAAAAATTAAAGGGGTAGCATAAATGGATGCAAACAAGGTCATAGAACAGGTGAACGACCATATCCTCAATATTGTCGAGAACTTTATAGAATTAAAACACAGGGGCAGCAACTTCATGGGGTGCTGCCCTTTTCATAACGAGAAAACACCTTCATTGAGTGTTAACCCGGCAAAGGGTATTTTTAAATGTTTTGGCTGTGGCAAAGGAGGAAACGCTATTGAGTTTATTAAGGAACATGAAGGCGTTGATTTTAAAGATGCAGTTGAAATCGGAGCAAAGAAGCTGGGTGTAAATTTTCAATGGAAGCAAAGTCCCAACTTTGATGAAATAAAGTATAAGCATGAAGAAAGTTTAAAGATAGCATGTGGTGTGATTGAAAAGTTCTTTTTGGAACAGGTAATACAAAAGGAAGCTCAGCAGTACATTGAAGAACGAAAACTAGTTATTCCCAAAGACAGCAGCTTCAACATCGGTTATGCTCCTAACGGGAATGCACTCTTGGCTCATGCAAGAAAAAGCGGACTGAAAACGGAAATACTTGAGGAAATTGGAGTATTGAAAAGCAACGATAAAGGTATCTACGATTTCTTCAGAAATAGATTGATATTTCCTATCTCTAATTCACGAGGACAAACAATCGCTTTTGCAGGGCGTGATTTAGACAATGAAACCAAGATAAAATACTTAAACACACCAGAAAGCTGCATCTATACAAAAGGAAATGAGCTATATGCTTTAAATGAAGCGAGGTTTGCCATAAAAAAGGAGGACAGGGCATATATAACAGAAGGTTATACCGATGTATTAAGATTGCATTCAATAGAGGTTTTAAATTCGGTTGCTACTGGTGGAACAGCTCTTACTTTGGGGCAGGTTAAACTACTGAGACGTTATACCAATAAGGTGACATTAATCTTTGATGGAGATAAAGCAGGACAGAATGCTACAGATAGAAATGCAGAGATATTGATTAAAAACCAGTTCCATGTTTCGGTAATAGTCTTACCTGATAAACAAGACCCTGATTCACTTTTTACGACCAAAGAACAATTTCTTCAGTATAACAATCAGCAAGCCGATTATATAGTTTATAAAACTTCACAATATGCAGAAAGATTTGCTTCCGACCCGGTTAAAAAATCGGAAGCGATTAAACGAATCTCCATGCTGATTGCAAACTACGATAAGACAAAGCAAGAGGTTTATATTGACTTTGTAGCAGAACATATAAAGCCTAAAAAGGCATGGCAGGATGCCATTAAAGAGTTTACCAAAGAGGAGCCTAAAAGAAGTCACCGCTATAATATACCAGAGCATGTTAGCCTGAATAAGTTTGACCGTTGGGGCTTCTATGTGGAGAACAATTGTTACGTGTTCCGGAATAAGAAAGGCGATGACTTTGTACATCATTCCAATTTTGTAATGACCCCACTCTTTCACATCGAAAGCCCGATTAATGCCAAACGATTATATGAAATAAAGAATCGTCATAATCTGGTTAAAATAATCGAACTTCCCCAACGTGATATGGTTAGTATTACTGCCTTTAAGCTCCAGATAGAATCATTGGGTAATTTTTTGTGGACTGGAGGTGAAAGTGAATTAAATAAACTCAAAGCCTGGCTTTATGAAAAAACAAAAAGCTGCAAAGAAATAATGCAGTTGGGATGGCAAAGAGAAGGCTTCTTTTGTTGGGGGAACGGAATATTTAATGGAGATGAATTTATTAAAGCAGACCGCTATGGAATCGTAAAACACCAGGATAAGTATTTCTATATCCCTGCCTGTTCTGAAATCTATTCAGGTGACGATACCCTTTTTGAATTTGAACGACATTTTATTCATAACGAAGGAAATATTACACTGTATGAATATGCTACAAAATACTATGGTGTATTCGGGCTAAATGGTATCGTAACCTTATCATTCTATTTTGCCTGTTTATTTATGGATATTATTGCAAAACGATTTGATAAATTTCCAATCCTGAACATGTATGGCCAGAAAGGTTCTGGTAAGAATACATGTGCAGAAAGCATTTTGTATATGTTTGGGAGAAAAGGTAAAGTTCCCAATCTTCATAACTCCAGTAAACCATCTATTGCCGACCATGTGGCAACCAGTTCCAATGCTGTTTGTGTTCTCGATGAATATCGTAATGATTTGGAAATGGAAAAGCGTGAGCTGCTCAAAGGGTTTTGGGACAAAACCGGACGGACACGCATGAATATGGACAAGGACAAGAAAAAGGAAACGTCTAAAGTGAACCAGGGAATCATTGTCTGTGGTCAACAAATAGCTACTGCAGATATTGCATTATTTAGCCGATTCATTGCCCTGGGATTCTCAAAAACGGTATTCTCCTATGAGGAAAAGCGTTTGTTTGAAGAATTGGAGCAGATTAACAAGCAAGGATTGACACAGATAACTCACCAGTTACTAAAGCATCGAGAAACTTTTGCCAGAAACTATAACAAAACGGTTGATACAGTTAGTGATAAGTTCCGGGAATTATTGGGTACAATAGCAGTTGAAACAAGGATATACAACAATTGGTTAACTGTAGCATCAGCTTATGCAACGATTTCAAATATAGTGGAATTGCCATTTTTGTATGAAGAAATCATGGAGCTGTTTGTGAAAATGATGATTGAACAAAACAAGGAAACAGCCAGGAACGATGATTTGGGTATCTTCTGGAAAACTGTTCAATATCTTATTAGCTCCAATGTCTTATTTGAAGAGGGCGATTACCGTGTGGTTTATGCAGAAAGAATTGAACGCACTTTTAAAGAGGAGGGCAAGTGGCAAAAGTCAGATATAGTTTTTCAGAAACCACTTAAACTTCTTTACCTATCCGTAAGTAGGGTGTTTGGCTTATATAAATCACAAGCTTTACGTGAGGGAGATAAACCATTGCCCGATGCAACAGTGGAGTATTACCTGAAGAATAGTCCCGCTTTTATTTGTGACACAAAGAAAGTCAGTTTTAAAAAGATGGATGCAAAATCGGGATACCAGGAATTGGATGAAAGAGGCAATAAAAAATATACCAGCACTACGGCTTTTGTGTTCTATCTTGATAAGTTGAACTTAAACCTTGATACTAAATCGGAGCCTGTTCATGATTCCAATAGATAATAGTATGTAGTTTCAGCTAGATTGCAATTAGCTCGGTATCAATTTTGGTATCGGGTTTTTTGTTGGTTTATAGCAAGAAAAGGAAGTCTGTTTTATACCTTTCATTCTCACATTTATTAATTAAAAAAATAGGATTATGACTAAAAAAAAGAAATGAAAAGGTTCTTAGAAGCCTTGAAGAATTGAACAAACAGATGTCGGAACTGATTCAATTACAACGTAAAGCTATTACTGGTTATGATTACATCAATACTAAAGAATTGGCAGAGATGTTAGGCATTAGTATAAAGACTGTTTATGCCAGAGTTTATAACAGGCAAATTCCTTTTTATAAGCCTGGTGGAAAGACATTAATGTTTAAGCTGTCAGAAATTCAAGAATGGATTAAAGCTGGTCGTCATTCAACGATTGAAGAAATAAAAGAAAAGATTTAAAGTTCTTTATGAAATTGGAAAATCTGCCCGGTATCAATATTGGTATCGGGTTTTTGTTGCCATTTTTTAAGCGAATAGAGAAAAAATCGAAACAAACAGCACTTTTTACTCAAAACATGAAATATTCTTACAAAACCAGTTACTTAGGTTACTTAGATTACTTAGAAAGATGTAAATAATAGAATACAAGTATATTATATCTATTTACACTATACATTCAAGTTACTTGGGGTTACTTAGAGTTACTTAGGATTTTGATGTTTTGGACGTTGGTTACTTAGTTACTTAGGAAATGTAATTGAATTGAAATACATAAATATCTGAAAAAGTGTTGGTTAATTCATATAAGTAACCTAAGTAACTTAAGTAAGGGAAATGTAGGTTCTTTACGATAGTTTTGTTCTTTTTATGAGAATTGAAAAAGCTATCTTTACTTCCTTAGCCGTCAGGGGTATAATTGCGTATGTTATGCCCAAAATATTTCAAAGTATTAAACAAGTAAGTCTCTATCTGGAGCGATATTCAGCTAAGCAGTCTCTACAATGTCTGAATATAGGCTCAGGTTATCTATTTATTCAAAAAAGCTTAGAAAAGCAGTCACAAGCTCTTAAAACAATGTCTTTGGACTTGCTCTATCCAGTATTTTTAATACTATCTAGCTTATTTATTTATCAAAATACAATTGTATGAAAGTGCGTAGAACGATTTTAAAACAGGAATTGGTTAAGAAATTATACCCTCATAGTATTTCTATTAAATCCGCTATGCAGCAACTCCGGGATGAAATTGATTTCTGTCCAGCATTAAAAGAACAGATTGAACAGGCAGGTAATACCAAACGGCATTACTATAATAAACAGCAACTCCTTTTAATTCTAGAGCACTTTTGTATTACACTTGAAGAATTTGAACAGCTATGATGTATTTTTCTGGCATAAACAATATTGAACAAGCCAAACTACGCTATCGAAAATTAGCAAAGCAAGTACACCCCGATGCAGGAGGAACAGCCTATGAGTTTCAAAAAATGCAAAATGAATACAAGACATTACTTATTCGGTTACAGCAAAAAAAAATAGTTTCTGCTCTACATGAAACCAATTCCGCAGAAAATATATTGATAAATCGATTAGGCAAGCTTGCTAAAGTACTTATCAAAAGTAATGTTCCACAGTACTATTTGCGAAACAAGATAAAAGCTACTGACTCATGCTTAAAAAGAAGTCTAATCATCGTTATAGTAAATTTATTGGATAAGAATAGTTAAAGTATATGGAGTCCAAGAAGTTTATACAGAAAACTGAAATGCAAATCTTTTGAAAATTCAAGCCATTCATCTAATTGTATTCTTTTTTTATTTAAAGTATTCAAAAAAAATTATAAAAGCTTAATATTGTGCTTTAAAGACTAATTAAATATATTCTTTGTATTTATATGAATACATAAAAGCACAAAATGAACCCTTTTGTAATTATTTTAAGTCTCTATATTTGCAATCTAAGGAGATCGATATGAGTAAACATACCTATAATCGTATAAAAGCTGTTTTAGCAGAAAAGGGAAAAACAAATAATTCCCTTGCTGATGAATTACATATGAACCGAACCACTGTGTCGAAATGGTGTCGAAATGAAATGCAGCCTCGAATCGAAACTTTATTTCAAATAGCAAGAGTATTAGAAGTTGATGTGAGGGAATTACTCATTTCTACTCAAAGATAAACATTGAATGAATCAGGAATTAAAATATAGTTTAGAACAACTGGATATGATTGTGGATGACAATCATACATCTGGACTAATTCCTGTTGTCGGATATTTGAATAATGATAATTTATCACCTGAAGAAATAATTGCGTTAGAGAACGCAAATAAATATGGTGTCACATACGTATATTTCCGAAAATTTGAAAATAGACCTTCAGTTGCTCAAATTTACCTTTATGATTATACCGATAAAATAGGTGTAGAAGAAACTGAATTAACACATTTACACAAACAATTATATAGTTCAGGACAAGTTCCAATGTTTTTTGTATTTACAAAAAGGGATGTTCGGATTTTTAATTGTTTTGAAAGACCAGCTGAAGGAAAGGAGCTTAAATACTCTCCTTTAACAATAATCAAATTAGCAGCAGATACCTCCAAATTAATTGATAGTGAAAACCAACAAAAATTTAAGGAGTTTTCAGGAAAAGCTTTTGATAATGGAACATTCTGGGAGAATTCGGCTTATAGTAGTCAATTTAAATTTAGCAATAGTGCTTATGAAAAACTCCTTACGGAGCTAAAACAAGCATTAAAAGATATAATTGAACAGGATATTTTACCTGCTAAATTTGCTCGTAAAATAATGGTTGTTTCTATCCTTATTAAATATTTAGAGGAAAGAGAAGACGAAAATGGTAATAGAGTTTTTCCTAATGATTTCTTTGGCAAGTTTGTAACTAAGGCAGAGAAATTCACTGATATTTTAAGTACAGTGGGTGCTTACTTAAAATTACTTGACTTTTTAGCTCAACATTTTAATGGAGGAATTTTTCGTCTTGATGATACAGAAAGAGAATATATTAAAGATGCAGATTTAACTCGTTTTGGTTATTTCTTAGATGGCGACCTTGATAATATGCAGTTTGTTTTTTGGCGTTTATATTCATTTAACGATTTACCTGTAGAGTTAATAAGTAATATTTATGAAGAATTTTTAGGGAAGCAACCGGGAGTTGTATACACGCCTCCATATTTGGTAAACTTTCTTTTAGATGAAGCAATGCCAATCAATGATGAGAAGACAGACTTTAAGATACTTGATCCATCTTGTGGTTCAGGTGTATTCCTTGTTGGCGCTTACAGAAGATTAATTTATCGTTGGAGAAAAAAGAATAGTTGGAAAAGGCCTAACCTACCAACTTTAAAAAAACTATTAAAAGAAAATATTTTTGGAGTTGAACTAAATAAAGATGCAGCAAACTTAACCGTTTTTAGTTTAAGTTTAGCGTTATGTGATGAATTAACTCCTTTGCAAATTTGGAAAGACCTCAAGTTTGATAATTTACATGAAGAAAATATACTCCATGATGATTTTTTTAATGTAATTTCAGGAAATAGGTTAAATAAGTCCTTTGATTTAATTATCGGAAATCCTCCTTTCGAAGCAAAATTAACCCCAGCTGCAAAGGAGATTGAAATAAAAAGAAGTAGAATAAGAAAACTAACAAAGCTTCTTGAAAATGGAGAAACTAAAGAATTTCCTGTAACGTTACCGGATAATCAAGTGGCTCTTTTATTTTTAGAGCAATCTATTGATTTTTGTAAAAAAGGTGGTCTTGTGTGTCTAATTCAGCCTTCTGGCCCATTACTATACAATAATTCATCTTTTGAATTTAGAAAGAATCTATTGCAGAAGTATAACGTTCCTCAGGTTATAGACTTTACACACATTAGCAGAATACTTTTTGGTAAAAATGGGGATGTTGCTACTGCTGCGGCTTTTATAAAAAATGAAGAATCTAAAAATAAAGCTTTACTTCATGTAACTGTTCGTCGAACTAAACCCCATAAAGAAAAACTTTATTTTGAGTTGGACAGCTATGATTTCCACACCGTTCCTTATCATTTAGCATTAAATGATGCATTGATTTGGAAATCAAATTTTTTAGGCGGCTCACGTGTTCATCAATTGATGAATAAATATACATCTACACGAACTTTAGGAGAATATTTAGATTACAAGAAAAGAAATGAGAATTGGATAATTAGAGAAGGTTTTAAAACCGGAAAATCGACAGAAATAGAAGAACTTGTTGTTCTAAATGAGCAAGATGAATTCAAATTATCCAATGAAGAAAGGGAAAGGTTAGATTTTTTAAATAAAAAATTCATTAAGGCTTCCTTTTTAACAGGGAAAAACACCTTATTACCTAAAGGTCTAAAGGATAGTGGCATTGATGATTCCATGATAGAAAAGCTTGAAAATGAATATTTTTTAAGAGATTGGGTTAAAAAACCTGAAATTTTCGAACCGCCACATTTACTTTTAGGAGAAGTAGCAGGAAAGTATTCAATACCTATTGATTACACTGATGAGTATTTATCATTTACATCTCAAATTATAGGTATCCATACTTCAAATAAAGAAGAATTATTAGAGATATCTAATAGGCTAAAAAATAATAAATTCTATTTATTTTACCTTGCTGGCATTTCTGGTAGATATATGGTAAACAAATCTACCTCTTTACTTAAGGGAGACATAGATAAATTACCATTTCCGACAAAGAACCTCATTGAGTTTTCAGAATATGAAAATATAATAATTAATGATGTTGTAGACTACCTAATTGAATTCAAGCAAAAAGGTGAGAACTCAACTATTTTAAAAGAAACTGCATCAAAACAAAACCTTATTGAATTTGGAGAAATATATTGTGGAATCCTAAAACAGGTTTTTAAAACAATAAATTCTTATTCTTATTTTGAAACTGAGCGATATATTTGTTATCCATTCTACTTTGGAAATCGCCCAACTATTGATTTTTCTAATACATCAGATGCTGAACTTTACATAAATGAACTTGTACAAAAACAATATGGAGTTAATTTAAGAATAATACGTAATATAAGAGTTTATGAGGGTAACGTTATTTACCTTATAAAGCCAAAGAGACTTAGATATTGGCTTAAGTCAATTGCACTTCGTGATGCAGATGAAACATTCTCAGATTTAAGAAAACAGGGATATTAAATGTTAGCAGACGATTCTCAAAATAATAGTAGCGGTAAGCTAACAAATGGTATTGAAATTGATTCTTCTATAAAATCAGTTGTTGAGTTTGTTGAAATTTACTTTTCAGAGTTTGCTGAAAAAGTTAAAGGAAAAATTGACGCCAGTGAAAAATCTCTGACAGATAAGTTATGTAAATATTTAAATAGGAATGCTAGTTCATATCCTTTTTATTTTCAACATGAGAATGTTGAAAATCCTGAATCAGGGAATAGCCCTCAAACAGATATTGGTACACTATCCATAAGTGAACATTTAATTGTTGGTGATAGATGCTATGGTGAATTTGATTCGTTTTTCTCAATGGAAGCTAAAAGACTACCAACACCTGGACAAAATAGAGAGAAGGAATATGTAATTGGACATAATAAACCTTGCGGAGGTATTGAAAGGTTTAAGAAACAGATACATGGAAGAAACTTACGATTTGCTGCAATAATTGGTTATATACAACAGGAAAATGTTAATCATTGGTTTTTAAAAATCAACGAATGGATTAGCGAATTAATAGTTACTTCACCAGATGATTGGATTAAAAGTGAAAAATTAGTTTTAAAATCAATAGAAGATAAAAGAGTAAGTAAATCTATGTCCAAGCATCTACTTCTAGCTTCAAATGAAGAAGATAGCTTTATAAATTTATTTCACTTCTGGATTAATTTGATTGACTAAAAATAAAATTTATATTGCTCTAACTTTTTTAACCAAAGACGAACAAAAATAACCAATTCCAACCAACTCCGGCAAACCATAGCCAAACACAACCAATCGCCCACCATAAGCCTAATATATGTTTGCTCCCACTATGGAAGCAAGCACAAAGAAAATATTAGGCACATTAGCTGTCGTTGCAGCCGTTGGCGGTGGGTTCTACCTGATAAAAAAGGGCAAAAAGCTCCTTTCTGGTGCAAAGTTGAACTTTGCCCTATTAGGATTCCGCATACACAAAATGAACTTGCAGGAAGTCCAATTTGCCGTAAAACTTCGCTGTTATAATCCTACCAAAGCTCCCATTACATTAGCCGTTAACCAGGTTGTTGCTAAATACAAAGGTTCGGCAATCGCTTATTTCACTCCAGACATAAAAGGATTAACCGTTGGAGCAGGTTCAACACAAGAACCGGAAATCTTATTTCAAGTGCCTTACCTGAATCTTTTGGGTAAAGGCTTATCAATGGCTCTACTTCAAAACACCGCACAATTTAAAGCCGACTTGAGCTTTACGCTTTCGCTTAGCATTAATGGCGAAACCATCACTACCACGCAAAATTTAACAGACGAAAGCCACACTGGTGTGGGTTCGCTGAATACCAATGAAAATAAAACCACCATGAGGCAAAATATGAACGGATTAGCATTGGGCACATTGGGTATTGTATCCGGTCCACGTAATACACAGGATGGACGTAAATACAACCACCTGATAAAAAGAGCATCCGGCAAAGATGTATTTGTAAAAAACGGCAATGTCATTGAAACTGTAGAAAGTTGCATTGATCTTATTGCTGAACATTATCGGGAAGTGGAAGGATTGGCGCAGATGTTACACACTGATAGTTTAAAAGATACTTGTCGTAACATCTTTAATTTCTCCTATAATTACCTTCAATATCATAAAGACGAAGACGGTACAGAACAGCTTCGGACTCCGGCACGTTCCTGGATGGACGGACAGATAAATTTCAAACAAAAAAGCCGTCAATCAGCAGGTATTGATTGTGATGATTACAGTATTTTCGTCGGTTCCATTCTTAAATGCCTTGGCATTCCATTTAAGCTACGAATCACAAAATATGACGGTAGACAAAACTTTCAGCATATCTATGTTTTTGTTCCCGCTGTTGGCGATAGTGAAGATGAAATCATAATCGACCCAGTACTATCCAGGTTTGATTATCAGAAACCATATAGTTTTGAAAGGTCTGACTTTAATATGTCTCCACTTCAAATAGTTGGAGGTATTCAAGGTGTTGATGGCGTAACAGGAACAACCTCATTGGGCTTACCTATATATGCTTTATCGGGATTAGACCTAGCAGGTGGAACTGCAGCTCATAAAGATGATATTGAGTTAATGGCAATTGTTTCAGGTGTTGATTTTGAAGATGCAGTCAATGGTTTAGGAAATGCAGAAGATGCTACCTATAGATACTTAGTACGTACACGTGACTTTTTGCTTAAAAACAAAGCCAACAAAAACAAGATGGCGCATATCCAGAATCCTGACCAGTTTATAAGTATGATTGACCAGGCCATAAAATTCTGGAATACACCTAAGCGAGATAAGGTGCTGGAGAAACTGGCAGATATTGAAGATAAATTGACAGCAAATGGCCTTATTAAGCTTGACACGGATGCCATAGAAGGACTTTCTGAACAAGATGATTATGATTCAGAGATAGACGGACTGCAAGGACAAAGAGGATTGGGAGGATTCTTTAAATCTTTAAAACGTATCGGAAAGAAGATTGGTAAAGGAATCAAAAAAGGGGTAAAAGTTGCAGCGAAAGTAACCAAGAAAGTAGCTAAAGCTATAGTTCGATTCAATCCATTATCTATTGCTATTAGAAATGGATTATTGGCAGCTCTGCGCTTAAATATGTTTGGCATAGCAAAGAAATTACAATATGCTTACCTACCGGATGAATTAGCATCCAAATACAGTATTGATGCTAAAAAACTAAAGGACTTAAAGAAACGCCATAATAAGGTGCGTAAGCTTTTTAAAGGTTTGCAGGGTAAAGAAAAGAACCTGAGAAAAGCTATCTTAAAAGGAGCTAAACAAAAGAGCAAAGACTTCTCCTTAAAAGGTATTGATGGTTTATTATCTGACTTACAAGGGTTGGAATCAATAGGAGAA contains:
- a CDS encoding N-6 DNA methylase yields the protein MNQELKYSLEQLDMIVDDNHTSGLIPVVGYLNNDNLSPEEIIALENANKYGVTYVYFRKFENRPSVAQIYLYDYTDKIGVEETELTHLHKQLYSSGQVPMFFVFTKRDVRIFNCFERPAEGKELKYSPLTIIKLAADTSKLIDSENQQKFKEFSGKAFDNGTFWENSAYSSQFKFSNSAYEKLLTELKQALKDIIEQDILPAKFARKIMVVSILIKYLEEREDENGNRVFPNDFFGKFVTKAEKFTDILSTVGAYLKLLDFLAQHFNGGIFRLDDTEREYIKDADLTRFGYFLDGDLDNMQFVFWRLYSFNDLPVELISNIYEEFLGKQPGVVYTPPYLVNFLLDEAMPINDEKTDFKILDPSCGSGVFLVGAYRRLIYRWRKKNSWKRPNLPTLKKLLKENIFGVELNKDAANLTVFSLSLALCDELTPLQIWKDLKFDNLHEENILHDDFFNVISGNRLNKSFDLIIGNPPFEAKLTPAAKEIEIKRSRIRKLTKLLENGETKEFPVTLPDNQVALLFLEQSIDFCKKGGLVCLIQPSGPLLYNNSSFEFRKNLLQKYNVPQVIDFTHISRILFGKNGDVATAAAFIKNEESKNKALLHVTVRRTKPHKEKLYFELDSYDFHTVPYHLALNDALIWKSNFLGGSRVHQLMNKYTSTRTLGEYLDYKKRNENWIIREGFKTGKSTEIEELVVLNEQDEFKLSNEERERLDFLNKKFIKASFLTGKNTLLPKGLKDSGIDDSMIEKLENEYFLRDWVKKPEIFEPPHLLLGEVAGKYSIPIDYTDEYLSFTSQIIGIHTSNKEELLEISNRLKNNKFYLFYLAGISGRYMVNKSTSLLKGDIDKLPFPTKNLIEFSEYENIIINDVVDYLIEFKQKGENSTILKETASKQNLIEFGEIYCGILKQVFKTINSYSYFETERYICYPFYFGNRPTIDFSNTSDAELYINELVQKQYGVNLRIIRNIRVYEGNVIYLIKPKRLRYWLKSIALRDADETFSDLRKQGY